A single genomic interval of Helianthus annuus cultivar XRQ/B chromosome 13, HanXRQr2.0-SUNRISE, whole genome shotgun sequence harbors:
- the LOC110901730 gene encoding uncharacterized protein LOC110901730 yields MRAHFKKAIRCDSLIRTITGKDGMPKEWDKLMEAAKIVAQTEESLAGNKNSYTEDRFSKGSLRDNNRRNKGKNPGWKANHSSGHDERPRYREDAQDTIDRIGYRKAVRNKNREKHWTPLIKTSKEVLMTENNDFKAPRPMTNKKGQDPNLYCDFHKDIGHLTDDCISLRQEIEKALKSGKLSHLVKNVRKETRQIQRNDDGREKKVRRLETHMVNGPRYSARDKGKRPFKPAWQEQQVIFPVVRGGPRATRPVVITGIIGHYETEYVFINPGSTADVIYEQCFNQFDNEDKARLEPIGYPLSGFCNEMVFPLGQISFPFTLSDGKHSRTTFVNFMVMSVKSRHDVLNGRETQGELNMVTSTPHSAIGFPTETGVAIIYAKKEVMSAEDARPTKAAKVSTTEPEKWVLNRKYPEQTMTIGHAISPNIRTHLKQLLFRNMDIFAWTPADITGVLRDVTEVWS; encoded by the coding sequence ATGCGCGCTCACTTTAAGAAAGCCATTCGCTGTGATAGCCTCATCAGAACTATCACTGGGAAAGATGGAATGCCCAAGGAATGGGATAAGTTAATGGAAGCTGCGAAAATAGTTGCACAAACTGAAGAGTCATTAGCCGGTAACAAGAACTCTTACACTGAAGATAGGTTTTCCAAAGGAAGCTTGCGCGATAACAACAGGCGCAACAAAGGCAAAAACCCTGGATGGAAAGCCAACCATTCCAGCGGTCATGACGAACGACCTCGATACAGAGAGGACGCGCAAGACACAATTGATCGCATTGGTTATCGAAAGGCAGTCAGGAACAAGAATCGAGAaaagcactggactccgctcatcaAGACATCAAAAGAGGTGCTCATGACGGAGAACAATGACTTCAAGGCTCCAAGGCCTATGACGAACAAGAAGGGGCAGGACCCCAACCTGTACTGTGACTTCCACAAAGATATAGGTCATCTGACAGATGACTGTATCAGCTTAAGGCAAGAAATTGAAAAAGCGCTGAAAAGCGGAAAGCTAAGCCATCTGGTAAAGAACGTGCGCAAAGAAACACGCCAGATTCAGCGCAACGATGATGGAAGAGAGAAAAAGGTTAGACGCTTGGAAAcacacatggtcaacggaccaagatATAGCGcaagagataaaggcaagcgacCATTCAAACCGGCATGGCAAGAGCAACAGGTCATCTTCCCGGTAGTACGCGGGGGTCCACGCGCCACGCGCCCCGTCGTCATTACCGGTATTATTGGTCATTACGAAACAGAATACGTATTCATTAATCCGGGAAGTACTGCGGATGTCATCTATGAGCAATGCTTTAATCAGTTTGACAATGAAGATAAAGCGAGACTTGAGCCAATCGGCTACCCTCTGTCAGGATTCTGCAACGAAATGGTCTTCCCACTAGGCCAAATCAGCTTCCCCTTCACGCTGTCTGACGGGAAACATTCAAGAACCACATTTGTCAACTTCATGGTGATGTCTGTCAAATCAAGGCATGATGTTTTGAATGGGAGAGAAACCCAAGGAGAGCTGAACATGGTAACCTCCACACCCCACTCAGCTATCGGGTTTCCAACTGAGACGGGTGTGGCGATTATATATGCAAAGAAAGAAGTAATGTCAGCAGAGGATGCACGCCCAACCAAAGCGGCGAAAGTTTCAACAACTGAACCAGAAAAGTGGGTTTTAAACCGCAAATACCCAGAGCAAACGATGACGATAGGCCACGCGATCTCACCAAACATCAGAACGCACCTCAAACAACTTTTGTTCAGGAATATGGACATTTTCGCCTGGACTCCGGCAGATATTACCGGTGTCCTGCGCGACGTTAccgaggtttggtcttag